A region of the Rattus norvegicus strain BN/NHsdMcwi chromosome Y, GRCr8, whole genome shotgun sequence genome:
tctatctggtcaagtatgatggagttgattgtgtctatggactggcacttcacagtgatgagaggattttaaagcttaaggtcttgactcacaaagttgtgtttcctcaagtgaaagacgcccatctcgcaagtgccatggttggctgtgctgtggagcataaatttgagggcaaacatggctctaaggacaactggaggggggtggtcctagcccaggtgccaatcatgaaggactggttttacatcacctatgagaaagatccagtcctatataTCTATCaactcctggatgattacacagaaggtaatctccgtatcattccagagatttcgccagcagaggtgaagtcagaagttggcagcgacatcttaacaggtcaatgtgtgcaatTCACCAGAAgtgacgggtccaaaaagatcggcaaagtcatttaccaagttctagccaagccttccgtgtacttcatcaagtttgatggcgacgtccacatctatgtctataatctgatggaaaagatccgttaaggtgaaattcacaaagtgaggggacatatatggggaatttataggattggggtgaaaatgtttgtttttctgtgtttcagatacccaatggcctttgacaaccccagtatcttttccattggaatttgtttttgctctaaaaattaaaatgtgtgatgtgacgtgttgtgtatGCACACTTTTGTGGAGGAGActggctgtggtggatggaacattgagaggaagccggaaagttCAAGGCTGTGAagagtaagtctaatgtcacatacactaaaacaaacaggactgagctggtctggtctttagggagaggaaAAAACTGGAGAtaaggcttagaggagcagggatggcacaaggaaaaaaaaaaagatggatgtttaggaagcagtggagaggggccagaaatagatagactctctgaggggaagtttgagggagaaacagatagttggggaaagagtgggaggTAACagagaggtggtcttggaactcaaggggaaacccaataaactgatccaagcagactcagaatcagagaagatcagggattgtttgactaacaaaacctaatgaaacctgtttctcatatgtagatgtattatttttatttatctgggCAGGGCAAGGaatgaatacaggagaccacagtgacaagaatagtcaggtcccctggagctgatattaaaggtggttgggagccatcggacatgagctcaaagaacaaatcccagtcctctttcaaagcagatgagctcttaatccattggttatctctgaaggcccctaaagtcatctttttaaataaatccaaccttcacatgcagagaagagaccaggatgagggtaagaaagaataaattgatggtgatgtggaagaaggactaaagaacacatgtggGAGTTGAGGatactgagggacgaaggaattccaa
Encoded here:
- the LOC134484358 gene encoding Y-linked testis-specific protein 1-like, which translates into the protein MSTPSFQKRKRKWPSPQSLGNIVGCRISHGWKEGDEPVTQWKAIVLDQLPTNPSLYLVKYDGVDCVYGLALHSDERILKLKVLTHKVVFPQVKDAHLASAMVGCAVEHKFEGKHGSKDNWRGVVLAQVPIMKDWFYITYEKDPVLYIYQLLDDYTEGNLRIIPEISPAEVKSEVGSDILTGQCVQFTRSDGSKKIGKVIYQVLAKPSVYFIKFDGDVHIYVYNLMEKIR